TCTTCTCTTATCTTGCACTACAAGACAAGCTCTCAATTGCTGGGTTCCCAATGCAATGATAGATTAATCATCCATTTCCTAATATGGGATTCGTATGAAACCTAAACCACCTGTGGTACTATACTGCTATATAAAGGTAGAGGACGAAATATATAGGGTTCACCACATGCACGTACCCCACAACTTAAATTTCTTTGGACCGGCTCTGTAATCATTTTGCAAAATGGCATTAATTAGAACAAATTATGCTTAATTAGTGTGTTGTACTTAATGTTACAGTTTGAGGAATACAGCAAAATGATGTATTTGGATGCGGATATCCAAGTGTTTGAGAATATAGACCATCTTTTCGACACTCCAGATGGCTACTTCTACGCAACTATGGATTGCTTCTGTGAGAAAACATGGAGCTATTCCCTTCAACACAAAATTGGGTACTGCCAGCAGTGCCCTGATAGAGTCCCATGGCCAGCAGACATGGGCTCTCCTCCTCCCTTGTACTTCAACGCTGGAATGTTTGTCTTCGAGCCTAGTCGTTTGACCTACGACAATCTTCTTCACGCTCTCAAGATCACCCCTCCGACACCCTTTGCAGAGCAAGTGAGTTATAGTTTATCCTAACCTAATCaccattataatttttaaagactGCACTATCACTAAGCTAATATATAGAGAGATAGAAGGACATTACAATGTAGTTCGTTAATTGGTTTCTTTGTGATGGAACAAACATGACAGGATTTCTTGAACATGTTCTTCGAGAAGACTTACAAGCCACTTCCTCTGGTTTACAACCTAGTTTTAGCCATGTTATGGCGCCATCCTGAGAACGTGGAGGTGGAAAAAGTGAAGGTGGCCCATTACTGTGCTGCTGTAAGTATTAAGATTAGTCTCATGCATGATCTCATTTCTTTGTTTAAATTCTTTGTTAATTTTATGCTAATCATTAGGCTTTGTTCTTTCATTATTCTGAATATATAAACAGGGCTCAAAACCGTGGAGGTATACTGGGAAGGAAGCTAACATGGACAGGGAGGACATCAAGATGCTAGTGAAAAAATGGTGGGATATATACAACGATGAGTCGCTTGATTACAAGCCCGAAAACTCAGTAGCAGCAGCAGCAGAAGATGAAACTTTCTCAAGGACATCCATTATGGCTTCCATGCCTGAGCCTGCCATTTCCTACATCCCTGCACCCTCTGCTGCTTGATAAATTTATAAGGAGAATATTTAAAAGTTTGGTGTAATCCTAcccttttccttttttctttgttttatatataaaataaatagttatatatacctttaatttcttttttcttttccttctttttttaagGCTACTTAGCCTTTTTTTTCTCCCCTTGTGTTACCTAACTTCACACAAAATACTTATAAAGTGTGGACAAAAGAATGTATTACTTTTGTCTGGAATATATATTTGAGCAACTTTTATCTGTAGAAAGGAAATATTTATTAGATGTTCTCTACTGTACATTCCATGGCCAATTGTTTCCATCCTGTGAGTCCTGATATTTTCTTGGTATATTCTAGTGATATTACTtcttaatttgttttttttttcgtaatattaatttttaaaaaattattaatatcaaaattttcattttcttataTTACAAAATAAACCCCCAACGCTCAACCACTCCTTAATCTGTGTTTGATTTCATTGCTTTCTGATATATTGTAGAATTTTTAAGACCATATGGTTATAAAAATTGGTGAGCCTTTCATAATCAGTAATAATGAAATGTAAAGCACTTGTAGCATTTTTTGTGTGACCTTGATGTGGATGGCTAGGGCTGGACCATCTTGCCACCAGCACATGACCGATCCCTATTGGTGATCATAGATTCCCGAATCGGGCCCGCTTAAGGAACGTTCCACATGTGAAAGAAGATACTGCCAATGAGGCTAAGAAAGAGAGCAATCCAAGTGGGAGTCTTAAAAAATTGACACATTCCACTCCGTTTGGTATTAAAGGCAACGGCCCAATGAATGGTGAAAAGATAGACGACCCAAGGAACAAGGGGAGACATCTGAGGTGAAATAAACCCACGTATCAATTAGACTAATTCTAAATGTTTATCCAAGGTATGAACGTATTTGCTATAGGTTCTTGCTTCTCCCAATACTAAATATGTGTATGAGATTCAAAGTTTATCCACAAATTATCCTATAATATGCAAGTATTATTAAGATAAACCAAAATCTCTGTTCtgaatgatgtttgatttaattcttgACACTTTCGTTACTAGTAAACATAAAGATTAATTTCCTTTTCATGCGAGGCTTTAACGCCAGACTATATTATTCACTTTTAAGATGCAGCGCCTCTTTCAATTCCATGCTGCTGATCTCAGAGAAAATCTTCAGTATGTGCTAACATATCTTTAATTGTAGGTGTCTCAGTAGTTGATAATAATATTCAATGTAAAATATATAATTGCTAATCCAAGTCACTAAAATTCATCCTCACCTTCGTATTCCTCATCTTGAAATTTTGAATTCCAACAGCGGTTGTCTTCAAAAAGAAGAGGTGCAGGTGCTACTGCCACTTCTTTGCTTCTCTGGGACTTCCTATCATTCATATCTATAACTGAAATGATCTTCTCCTTAATACTTTCTTCAACAGTTTCCTCTCCAATCTCTCTGGACTGCAAACCAAGAAGAGAAAAGCATTCTTTTTGGAAGTCTGAATCATTAGATGACAAGATGAGGCCCGCAATAGATCTTGCAAGGTCAGGGGCATAACTGCGAATCTGAGATTGAAAACAGTTGCAAACTTGAAGTCTAGTGTGGAGATAAAAATTACTAGATAAGAGatatttttcatttttgaaaTGCCTAAACAGtaattttgaatataaaaaaCTAACTACATAATAAGACTTAATCCCTAATGTAATAGTATTCATTGCTTTGGTTGTAATAATATGAAAAAAATGACTTTGGAGTTTGCAAATGAAGGCCAAATGAAATTGAACATTTTATGTGCCTTTCTGTTTCTATAATAACCGTGCATTATGTAATgaatatgagagagagagagagagagagagagagagagagatttaccTTGAGGGCATTTGCACTTACAAGAATTCCAGCATGTTTCTCTTTCAGATCATCCAATGCATGTTTAACTGCTCTTTTTATAAGACAACGATCAGTTTGAGTCCTAGACCTTGCTGGTGGTATTATGTCCTTGGCAAAAAGTCAAGAAAAATGTAGCAAACATGTAGGCACGTGTAGGAACACCAATTATGAATCTAAGACAAAGTGAAGATAATGAAGCATATAtttcaataaaaatattggaTATTGTTTGTTATAGCTGTGAAGGACCATGGTTAGACGAGTATGAGGTGGTAAGTTCTCCCATCCTAGCAAGTCACCTCCTCTATCCACAATGTTCCCTCCAGCCAAACCATAACTTTTCCAGTCAATGCTAGCCAATGCATTTAGGATTGATTCGGAAATTGTGCAAGGTTTGTAATCTTCAAAATATAATACCTAGAAATTAATGTAGCACGTCAACAAATGTATTTAAGAAAAGCAACAAATATTACAAACTTCAAAGTAATCACACATGCAACATTTATGTACCAAAAAGAGGGGGAAAAGAGGAAGCAATGCATCACTCAAGTCCCCAAAAACCGGAGACTGCCCCTCTTTGCAATGGAGGGAGTGATCAATTAGGTGTTAAGATTTACTAGCATTCCATAAATTTGGAGAAGAGATTGAGATAACTTGGGCATGTCTCCCTCAAGCCTTCTGTCTTCAGTTTTGGTTTTTTCTTGAAATCTGAGTCATCAAATTTCAGTTCATTGTTCACAGTTTAGAGTTGTAGAACCCCTATAGATCAAGAAAATCCATTTATGTTACAGCATTTGATGTTACAACAGCCAATATGCTTTCACACACATCTAAACATTAGACATTCTTTAAACAACCCATAAAAGTATGCTTAGAAGTCTCAAACACACAATATGAGAATGCTTACTTGCAGAGTCACATATGTTCTCAAAATCAGCTGATAATGTTAGGCCCAAAATAATGAAAACTAGAAATGATTGTCACATTTAATTTTCTCTATTTAGCACCACACATGcagtattaatttaattttgccAATCCCTCTCTTTAAAAACGGAACTTTCCTTTTGCTGAAACTTCTTATCAAAATATATCTGACAACAttataaatagaaaaagaaaatcaTAAAGAAGCAGgggaaaaaagaggaaaatgataTAGACCTCTGTTTTTGAGATGCATTCCCTAAATGAAGGACAAGTTGGCTCTAACTCGCTTAATATAATTACCACTTCCATCATCAGCCCAGATCCAGAATTCTTATGGCTTTCCAGGCTGCATGCTGTTCCACTTCCAACCTTAAGATGCCCCCTAACAAGAAATTGAGAAAGGAAGTGAAACATCTCCGACATTGTTTAAGGCTACACTACCTACATCTTTATGATTACGCGTTCATTTTTTGCCCAAAAGAAATTTAAAAGGAAGGTTCAATATTGATAATAACCCTACTAAAAGCAAAGCAAAGCAATCCATCATCAGGAACACAAAATGTCAACAAAATAGAactaaaaataagaaattaagacgagactaattaaaattaaatacatTCTCAACAAGGCAAACAGGAACAACAAACAGAACAAATACAGATACGAAAACAACAACCATACACCAAACAACAAATACAtcaaaagcaaaaagaagagaacaACAAACCCGACAAACCCAACAAGAACAAGAACAAGAACAAGAACAAACCAACAAATCTCAACAAATTCAAGCACCCAGCAAAAGAAGGACTCTAAATAGGGGAAGGGACTGGGACTTGGTTGATCTCTTGTCACCATTCTTGAACATCAAACAAACTACCGTAAGATTTGAGATACATGCAAGTAACGATGATGGAAAGTAGAGAATGAAGAGTCAATGGCAAGTGGAGAACGATGAGTTGACGGGAACTAAAATGGCCTGATATTGCTTTGTCagattgtagaaagagatgattctctttaatttcaattaatctgtacatgggtatatatatacaattgattcctataattgtgttctactaattaggaaaaaatactaaataagaaatcctaaataggaatacagaatacagaatatacagagaaataatatagtgattgactttttataacactccccctcaagttggagcatagatgttaatcatgcccaacttgttacaaatgtagtcaatcctagctccattcagagcttttgtgaaaatatctgttgttgaatcttttcacgaataaagtgacaatcaatctcaatatgtttggtccgctcatgaaacaccgaatTAGAAGCAAtatagagagcagcttgattatcacaccacaatttcgcaggcagagaggtcttaaaacctgtctcatctagtaattgaagtatccacattacctcacatactgattgtgccatgactctgtattcggattcagcactagatcgagaaactatattctgcttcttgcttctccaagacaccaaatttcctccaacaaaaacgcaatatccagtagttgacctcctgtcaaccttagatccagcccagtcggcatctgaaaaaattcaacattcaaatgcccatgattaccatatagcaaacctcttcctggagcgctcttcagataacacaagatttttccaaggcttcccaatgagcaacagttggggaagacataaactgacttatcacactaacggcataagcaatgtcagggcgagtgactgtaaggtagttcaattttcctaccaatctcctgtatctctctggatcttcaaacaactcactatcccctgctaacagttgtaaagttggagtcattggtgcactacaaggcttaacacctaattttcctgtctctgtcaataaatcaaggacatattttctttgagacaagaaaatacccttcttacttctcataacttcgatacccaagaaatactttaacaatcacaagtctttggtctgaaactgggtttggaggaaggttttaagagatgaaatacccgcagagtcactcccagtgatgacaatgtcatccacataaactaccaggagaattaaaccaacctcagattgcctataaaatactgagtgatcacacttactcttttgcataccaaattcctgtactgcttcactgaatctcccaaaccatgccctaggactttgtttcaagccataaagagacttccgaagcctacaaactttactcaactccccctgagcaacaaacccaggtggttgctccatatacacctcctcctgaagatcaccatgaaggaaagcattcttgatatccaattgatgcaggggccaatcatatgtagctgctaaagagataaacaagcgaatagaagtaagtttagctacaggagaaaaagtgtcagagtaatcaacccatatgtctgagcatgtccttttgctacaaggcgtactTTTAACCTTAGCCACAGAACCattaggatttacctttactgtaaatacccatttgcaaccaatagctttcttaccagtgggtaaaggcaatagttcccatgtaccattagcatctaaagcctccatttcctctttcatagcatcacaccatgGAGATGAGAGGCTCACCTCACACGGGTATAGggagggataggaacagagtctaaagaagtaacaaaacaccgagaacaataagacaattgattataagaaacaaaagaagagatagggtaagtacatgaacgtttacctttatgaagagcaatgggtaagtctagatcagaatcatgatcagtatgaggtacaggatctcccaacgaagtagctggtggaggatctgagtcaggaatttcCAATCTccaggaataaacatgaacaacgggaggtcgagtaggtctagagacagaaggaacaggctgttggagaggactagacattggttggacagtatatattaagagatcatcctcctccccctgactctcatacacagatgattgagaaaaaaatggagtggactcaaaaaatgtgacatctgcagaaataagataacgattaagagtaggagaaaaacaacggtaccctttttgaagccgggagtacccaaggaatacacatttgagagattttgaatccaatttagtaacctgtggacgaatatcacgcacaaaacaggtacaaccaaaaatacagGGTCCAATAGGGAATAAAGATTTTGCAGGAAACAAAGcaatataaggaatatccccattaaggacaaaaGGCGGCATACAATTGATCAAAAAATATGCCATAGAAActacatccgcccaaaagtgtttaggaactttcatctaaAAAAGAAGagtacgagttacctcaagaaaatgccgattttttctttcggccacgctattttaggatggggtatccacacaggaagactgatgaagaatgccattttatgtcatataagactgaaattgtgctgaaaagtattctttggcattgtcacttcttaatatgcgcacagaaatattaaattgagttttgattttattacaaaaggcacaaaagatagaaaacaactcagaacgatcttcattaaatataaccaggtaacacgagagtaatcatcaacaaaagtaacaaaataacgaaatccagttttagaagtaacagaataaggaccccaaacatcagaatgaactaactcaaaagggaatgaagcccgtttattgactctagacacagaaggcaaacgatgatgttttgcaaattgacacgactcacattctagtgctgataaagactgaaattgaggacacaacttcttcatggtagacaaagaaggatgacccaatctacaatgagcttcaagaggtgttaaggtactggagcaaacaaacgATCATGTACATGATTTTCCGAATGTAGAGACCACGACtagcgtcctctaccaataatcatttcgtaagatcctgaaacaaacaccggtcggaaaaaggaaacagaacaatttaaggtacgagtaaattTACTAacaaaagtagattaaaagagaattttggtagacacaaagcagaagacaaagaaattaacgAAGTCGGGTTTCAGcctaacccatgacacaagaagtagaaccatcactaaagtaatgagaggaagtgagattagaccaaaagcggatagaagactagaattacctatcATGTGATCTATCGCACtgtaatcaataacccatttggatgaggaagacacaaggcatgtagtggatttactcaCTCAACATCGCAGATGACAAGGAaccggtaggctttagagataccGACAtcgggaaaattgtgcaaaattctCTGTAGatatcaaaatagttttctcGGAGGAAGATCTCAGAGAATTCTCTCAcgcatatttgccatctgtgatcgctgatttttcctctaaagttgcggacaattatattttgtatggccaggctcatgacaataataacaaataactcctcttgagtcctgattagaactagcctctccattacgctgacatTACGTTGTCCATAATTCCtcatctacttcctcttctattactttgttgtccatttggattactggctaataagagcactaccggCTAgtgtgtgaagattgggtactctgcatttaaggacccgtgtgaatgtttcatgcaaagagaaaATCTCGAATCGATAGAATCGAGATTTAGcgatctcatactctgaaggaaggcctacaagaaaactcataatgaccattgcTCGTTCTctggcctgctgaactttcacatcaggactaaaaggcaacaatacattaagttcctcatatacccgtttaaaatccataaaataagccgtgagagacttatcctctttctcagcacggtaaaaTGCcttataaacatcataaatacgggagatattccctttaccgaatctgagaaaatctaagtaatccatcaattccttaacaaattcacagtgattaattaaactaattacctcactatgaatcgagttccgaagctgtaaaaacaaccgagcatcctcccttagccaaattTGTCATGTAttatcagtgggtggatctttagtaaggtgatcatccttatcaatgctacgcaaatagaccctaacagtcttactccactccagctaattcgaaccattaagtttgtgttccgtgattttagtcatcaccggaatcacatcagaaataacattcttattgtctgccatttgttgagacaaagaaaactaaccgaaacgctaatctaaagtgcttatagcagcaaaataacccaaaatcacaaatcaagcaaataccgaaata
This sequence is a window from Hevea brasiliensis isolate MT/VB/25A 57/8 chromosome 10, ASM3005281v1, whole genome shotgun sequence. Protein-coding genes within it:
- the LOC110631626 gene encoding galactinol synthase 1; the protein is MAPEVPVDVFSGSGKVSTTLNTGYSRRAFVTFLAGNGDYIKGVVGLAKGLRKVKSAYPLVVAILADVPEEHRQILKSQGCIVREIEPIYPPENQIQFAMAYYVINYSKLRIWNFEEYSKMMYLDADIQVFENIDHLFDTPDGYFYATMDCFCEKTWSYSLQHKIGYCQQCPDRVPWPADMGSPPPLYFNAGMFVFEPSRLTYDNLLHALKITPPTPFAEQDFLNMFFEKTYKPLPLVYNLVLAMLWRHPENVEVEKVKVAHYCAAGSKPWRYTGKEANMDREDIKMLVKKWWDIYNDESLDYKPENSVAAAAEDETFSRTSIMASMPEPAISYIPAPSAA
- the LOC110631625 gene encoding type 2 DNA topoisomerase 6 subunit B-like; this encodes MDISSSVSKLCFHLISSAFQRCRVSEHICRLSVVLKSSPASDPPIIRISISDTGIGSSLEEFQNLRCSWEGIGVEKWDGLLSATTTSFCDNEVHHFLLNLRETISGRRLTRLPSNPKNGVKFSGTEVCLSISESIDVLTAEINDFFQKVLILKIPNVAFELVAGCEDVPGSQYEKVFLANESNHLTFSTSSVECLKSGLEDYVLKHGHRLNHNCKSCFSTWGHLKVGSGTACSLESHKNSGSGLMMEVVIILSELEPTCPSFRECISKTEVLYFEDYKPCTISESILNALASIDWKSYGLAGGNIVDRGGDLLGWENLPPHTRLTMVLHSYNKQDIIPPARSRTQTDRCLIKRAVKHALDDLKEKHAGILVSANALKIRSYAPDLARSIAGLILSSNDSDFQKECFSLLGLQSREIGEETVEESIKEKIISVIDMNDRKSQRSKEVAVAPAPLLFEDNRCWNSKFQDEEYEGEDEF